In Alosa sapidissima isolate fAloSap1 chromosome 4, fAloSap1.pri, whole genome shotgun sequence, the following are encoded in one genomic region:
- the hdac7a gene encoding histone deacetylase 7 isoform X1, which translates to MGLVVVSQFWLLATLHVLYHKLTGLCCSCPEQCHGALRWLQLTPVQRPWPADVEVGSSRVFGPQVLAAMDLRVTQRRSGGEAAMLSPLIYSPFSSPPCNQYAAQQHLQFSRQRWSEREREREQEQEQEQLQQIRHKDPSKQSAVASAVVKQKLQQKILQKQAALERTSSAPLSTPPRGYRELVPDPEMPPKCHLVSPPVPQQSEYRKERTLRRTASEPILKVKTKVRKPSPRQNPLRSKHRHTDGLADSSPSSSSTPVSDCSSSNDSLPDRVLPLPTQLPPEEISGILSSRLQPVLILEPSGLVHTQFITVPTLASVPLQYPPLMDRHVQPSTHKQLGRTRSEPLPPAHTSGHPHALLMHQRKPLERLPQHSPLSQLFLKPRLKQILSEDLDPEEEEEEEECEEQSAKREQREREREREREAIREREVVYRRVEPPSITMEESQREHISLQNSIMRQRQLSTLAMPVPVLPSGTHRPLSRAQSSPASTSYSVPDTTVPSPVTTETASKLRYTTGLVYDSQMLKHQCTCGDNSSHPEHAGRIQSIWSRLQERGLRSQCETIRGRKATLEELQSVHSEKHVLVYGTNPLNRLKLDRCKITGILSRRRFVMLPCGGFGVDSDTVWNEMHTSTASRMAVGSVTDLALKVAQGELRNGFAVVRPPGHHATHSEPMGFCFFNSVAIAAKQLQQRLNVSKILIVDWDVHHGNGTQEIFYNDPSILYISLHRYDDRTFFPGSGAPEEVGMGAGEGFNVNVAWTGGLNPPMGDAEYLAAFRTVVMPIAHEFSPDMVLVSSGFDAVEGHTAALGGYRVSAKCFGFLTRKLMELAGGRVVLALEGGHDLTAICDASEACVSTLLGNETESLSQDVLQQRPCANGVRSLQRVVQVHRQYWRSVNALAHTVDMSYLQAQRRDSASDAVSALASLTMGVHSNSSSAPREYMGHDTDHSM; encoded by the exons ATGGGACTGGTAGTGGTAAGTCAATTCTGGCTACTTGCCACACTCCATGTGCTGTATCATAAACTAACAGGTTTGTGCTGTTCCTGCCCAGAGCAATGCCATGGGGCTCTGAGATGGCTCCAACTGACACCGGTGCAGAGGCCCTGGCCAG CGGATGTTGAAGTAGGAAGCAGCCGTGTGTTCGGACCTCAGGTTTTGGCTGCCATGGATCTGCGCGTGACTCAGCGTCGCTCGGGCGGCGAGGCGGCCATGCTGTCGCCCCTCATCTACAGCCCCTTCAGCAGCCCGCCCTGCAACCAGTACGCAGCTCAGCAGCACCTGCAG TTCAGCAGACAGCGCTGGAGCGAGAGGGAGCGCGAgcgggagcaggagcaggagcaggagcagctgCAGCAGATCCGCCACAAAGACCCCAGCAAGcaga GCGCGGTGGCCAGTGCGGTGGTAAAGCAGAAGCTGCAGCAGAAGATCCTCCAGAAGCAGGCGGCCCTGGAGAGGACCAGCTCAGCCCCACTTAGCACCCCACCCCGGGGGTACAG ggagCTGGTGCCAGACCCTGAGATGCCACCCAAGTGCCACCTGGTGAGCCCCCCTGTCCCCCAGCAGTCTGAGTACAGGAAGGAGAGGACTCTCAGGAGGACAG CCTCTGAACCCATCCTAAAAGTGAAGACCAAAGTGAGGAAGCCCAGCCCGAGGCAGAATCCCTTAAgaagcaaacacagacacacagacggcCTGG cTGATTCATCTCCCAGCAGCAGTAGTACTCCGGTCTCTGACTGCAGCTCGTCCAATGACAGTCTTCCTGACAGAGTGCTGCCTCTCCCCACCCAGTTGCCCCCAGAG GAGATCAGTGGCATTCTGTCCTCTCGCCTGCAGCCTGTGCTCATTCTGGAGCCCTCGGGCCTGGTGCACACACAGTTCATCACAG TACCCACTCTGGCGTCGGTGCCGCTGCAGTACCCGCCGCTGATGGACCGCCACGTGCAGCCCAGCACCCACAAGCAGCTGGGCCGGACCCGCTCAGAGCCACTGCCGCCCGCACACACCTCTGGCCACCCCCACGCTCTCCTCATGCACCAGCGCAAGCCCCTGGAGAGACTCCCGCAGCACTCCCCCCTCAGCCAG TTGTTCCTGAAGCCCCGACTGAAGCAGATCTTGTCGGAGGATCTGGacccggaggaggaggaggaggaggaagagtgcgAGGAGCAGAGTGCAAAGAGGGAGCAGCGTGAGCGCGAGAGGGAGCGCGAACGGGAGGCCATCCGCGAGAGGGAGGTGGTCTACCGGCGAGTGGAGCCGCCCAGCATCACCATGGAGGAGAGCCAGAGGGAGCACATCAGCCTGCAGAACTCCATCATG AGACAGAGGCAGCTCTCTACGCTGGCCATGCCAGTCCCCGTGCTGCCCAGTGGCACCCACCGTCCCCTGAGTCGTGCCCAGTCGTCGCCGGCCTCCACGTCCTACTCCGTGCCTGACACCACCGTGCCCTCTCCGGTCACCACGGAGACGGCCAGTAAACTGCGCTACACCACTG ggcTGGTTTATGACTCACAGATGCTGAAGCACCAGTGTACCTGCGGTGATAACAGCTCTCACCCCGAGCATGCTGGGAGGATCCAGAGTATTTGGTCTAGACTGCAGGAGCGAGGCCTCCGCAGCCAGTGTGAG actattcgAGGCAGGAAAGCAACACTGGAGGAGTTGCAGTCGGTCCACTCAGAGAAGCATGTGCTCGTGTACGGCACCAACCCTCTCAACCGCCTTAAACTGGACCGCTGCAAAATCACAG GAATATTATCACGGAGGAGGTTTGTGATGCTGCCCTGTGGAGGATTTGGG GTGGACTCGGATACGGTGTGGAACGAGATGCACACGTCGACAGCGTCACGGATGGCCGTGGGCAGTGTGACCGACCTTGCCCTCAAGGTGGCCCAGGGTGAACTCAGG AATGGATTTGCTGTGGTGAGGCCTCCTGGACACCATGCGACTCACTCGGAACCCAT GGGGTTTTGTTTTTTCAACTCTGTGGCAATTGCAGCAAAGCAGCTCCAGCAGAGACTGAATGTCAGCAAGATTCTCATTGTGGACTGG GATGTCCACCATGGCAATGGCACCCAGGAGATCTTCTACAATGACCCCAGCATCCTGTACATCTCCCTGCATCGCTACGACGATCGGACCTTCTTCCCTGGCAGCGGAGCgccagaggag GTGGGGATGGGGGCAGGCGAGGGCTTTAACGTGAACGTAGCCTGGACTGGCGGGCTCAACCCACCCATGGGTGACGCTGAATACCTGGCAGCTTTCAG GACGGTGGTGATGCCCATTGCCCACGAGTTCTCTCCTGACATGGTGCTGGTGTCGTCCGGCTTCGACGCTGTGGAGGGCCATACAGCAGCCCTGGGGGGCTACCGCGTGTCCGCTAAGT GCTTTGGCTTTCTGACCCGGAAGTTGATGGAGCTGGCCGGGGGTCGCGTGGTCCTGGCTCTGGAGGGCGGTCATGACCTCACGGCCATCTGCGACGCATCTGAGGCCTGCGTCAGCACCCTGCTCGGCAACGAG ACCGAGTCCCTCTCTCAGGACGTCCTGCAGCAGAGGCCCTGTGCTAACGGGGTGCGCTCCCTGCAGCGCGTCGTCCAGGTCCACA ggCAGTACTGGCGCTCTGTAAATGCGCTGGCCCACACGGTGGACATGTCCTACCTGCAGGCCCAGAGGCGTGACTCTGCCAGTGACGCCGTCTCTGCCCTCGCCTCTCTCACCATGGGCGTCCACAGCAACAGCAG TTCCGCTCCGCGTGAGTACATGGGACACGACACAGACCACTCCATGTAG
- the hdac7a gene encoding histone deacetylase 7 isoform X3: protein MIKGTTADVEVGSSRVFGPQVLAAMDLRVTQRRSGGEAAMLSPLIYSPFSSPPCNQYAAQQHLQFSRQRWSEREREREQEQEQEQLQQIRHKDPSKQSAVASAVVKQKLQQKILQKQAALERTSSAPLSTPPRGYRELVPDPEMPPKCHLVSPPVPQQSEYRKERTLRRTASEPILKVKTKVRKPSPRQNPLRSKHRHTDGLADSSPSSSSTPVSDCSSSNDSLPDRVLPLPTQLPPEEISGILSSRLQPVLILEPSGLVHTQFITVPTLASVPLQYPPLMDRHVQPSTHKQLGRTRSEPLPPAHTSGHPHALLMHQRKPLERLPQHSPLSQLFLKPRLKQILSEDLDPEEEEEEEECEEQSAKREQREREREREREAIREREVVYRRVEPPSITMEESQREHISLQNSIMRQRQLSTLAMPVPVLPSGTHRPLSRAQSSPASTSYSVPDTTVPSPVTTETASKLRYTTGLVYDSQMLKHQCTCGDNSSHPEHAGRIQSIWSRLQERGLRSQCETIRGRKATLEELQSVHSEKHVLVYGTNPLNRLKLDRCKITGILSRRRFVMLPCGGFGVDSDTVWNEMHTSTASRMAVGSVTDLALKVAQGELRNGFAVVRPPGHHATHSEPMGFCFFNSVAIAAKQLQQRLNVSKILIVDWDVHHGNGTQEIFYNDPSILYISLHRYDDRTFFPGSGAPEEVGMGAGEGFNVNVAWTGGLNPPMGDAEYLAAFRTVVMPIAHEFSPDMVLVSSGFDAVEGHTAALGGYRVSAKCFGFLTRKLMELAGGRVVLALEGGHDLTAICDASEACVSTLLGNETESLSQDVLQQRPCANGVRSLQRVVQVHRQYWRSVNALAHTVDMSYLQAQRRDSASDAVSALASLTMGVHSNSSSAPREYMGHDTDHSM, encoded by the exons CGGATGTTGAAGTAGGAAGCAGCCGTGTGTTCGGACCTCAGGTTTTGGCTGCCATGGATCTGCGCGTGACTCAGCGTCGCTCGGGCGGCGAGGCGGCCATGCTGTCGCCCCTCATCTACAGCCCCTTCAGCAGCCCGCCCTGCAACCAGTACGCAGCTCAGCAGCACCTGCAG TTCAGCAGACAGCGCTGGAGCGAGAGGGAGCGCGAgcgggagcaggagcaggagcaggagcagctgCAGCAGATCCGCCACAAAGACCCCAGCAAGcaga GCGCGGTGGCCAGTGCGGTGGTAAAGCAGAAGCTGCAGCAGAAGATCCTCCAGAAGCAGGCGGCCCTGGAGAGGACCAGCTCAGCCCCACTTAGCACCCCACCCCGGGGGTACAG ggagCTGGTGCCAGACCCTGAGATGCCACCCAAGTGCCACCTGGTGAGCCCCCCTGTCCCCCAGCAGTCTGAGTACAGGAAGGAGAGGACTCTCAGGAGGACAG CCTCTGAACCCATCCTAAAAGTGAAGACCAAAGTGAGGAAGCCCAGCCCGAGGCAGAATCCCTTAAgaagcaaacacagacacacagacggcCTGG cTGATTCATCTCCCAGCAGCAGTAGTACTCCGGTCTCTGACTGCAGCTCGTCCAATGACAGTCTTCCTGACAGAGTGCTGCCTCTCCCCACCCAGTTGCCCCCAGAG GAGATCAGTGGCATTCTGTCCTCTCGCCTGCAGCCTGTGCTCATTCTGGAGCCCTCGGGCCTGGTGCACACACAGTTCATCACAG TACCCACTCTGGCGTCGGTGCCGCTGCAGTACCCGCCGCTGATGGACCGCCACGTGCAGCCCAGCACCCACAAGCAGCTGGGCCGGACCCGCTCAGAGCCACTGCCGCCCGCACACACCTCTGGCCACCCCCACGCTCTCCTCATGCACCAGCGCAAGCCCCTGGAGAGACTCCCGCAGCACTCCCCCCTCAGCCAG TTGTTCCTGAAGCCCCGACTGAAGCAGATCTTGTCGGAGGATCTGGacccggaggaggaggaggaggaggaagagtgcgAGGAGCAGAGTGCAAAGAGGGAGCAGCGTGAGCGCGAGAGGGAGCGCGAACGGGAGGCCATCCGCGAGAGGGAGGTGGTCTACCGGCGAGTGGAGCCGCCCAGCATCACCATGGAGGAGAGCCAGAGGGAGCACATCAGCCTGCAGAACTCCATCATG AGACAGAGGCAGCTCTCTACGCTGGCCATGCCAGTCCCCGTGCTGCCCAGTGGCACCCACCGTCCCCTGAGTCGTGCCCAGTCGTCGCCGGCCTCCACGTCCTACTCCGTGCCTGACACCACCGTGCCCTCTCCGGTCACCACGGAGACGGCCAGTAAACTGCGCTACACCACTG ggcTGGTTTATGACTCACAGATGCTGAAGCACCAGTGTACCTGCGGTGATAACAGCTCTCACCCCGAGCATGCTGGGAGGATCCAGAGTATTTGGTCTAGACTGCAGGAGCGAGGCCTCCGCAGCCAGTGTGAG actattcgAGGCAGGAAAGCAACACTGGAGGAGTTGCAGTCGGTCCACTCAGAGAAGCATGTGCTCGTGTACGGCACCAACCCTCTCAACCGCCTTAAACTGGACCGCTGCAAAATCACAG GAATATTATCACGGAGGAGGTTTGTGATGCTGCCCTGTGGAGGATTTGGG GTGGACTCGGATACGGTGTGGAACGAGATGCACACGTCGACAGCGTCACGGATGGCCGTGGGCAGTGTGACCGACCTTGCCCTCAAGGTGGCCCAGGGTGAACTCAGG AATGGATTTGCTGTGGTGAGGCCTCCTGGACACCATGCGACTCACTCGGAACCCAT GGGGTTTTGTTTTTTCAACTCTGTGGCAATTGCAGCAAAGCAGCTCCAGCAGAGACTGAATGTCAGCAAGATTCTCATTGTGGACTGG GATGTCCACCATGGCAATGGCACCCAGGAGATCTTCTACAATGACCCCAGCATCCTGTACATCTCCCTGCATCGCTACGACGATCGGACCTTCTTCCCTGGCAGCGGAGCgccagaggag GTGGGGATGGGGGCAGGCGAGGGCTTTAACGTGAACGTAGCCTGGACTGGCGGGCTCAACCCACCCATGGGTGACGCTGAATACCTGGCAGCTTTCAG GACGGTGGTGATGCCCATTGCCCACGAGTTCTCTCCTGACATGGTGCTGGTGTCGTCCGGCTTCGACGCTGTGGAGGGCCATACAGCAGCCCTGGGGGGCTACCGCGTGTCCGCTAAGT GCTTTGGCTTTCTGACCCGGAAGTTGATGGAGCTGGCCGGGGGTCGCGTGGTCCTGGCTCTGGAGGGCGGTCATGACCTCACGGCCATCTGCGACGCATCTGAGGCCTGCGTCAGCACCCTGCTCGGCAACGAG ACCGAGTCCCTCTCTCAGGACGTCCTGCAGCAGAGGCCCTGTGCTAACGGGGTGCGCTCCCTGCAGCGCGTCGTCCAGGTCCACA ggCAGTACTGGCGCTCTGTAAATGCGCTGGCCCACACGGTGGACATGTCCTACCTGCAGGCCCAGAGGCGTGACTCTGCCAGTGACGCCGTCTCTGCCCTCGCCTCTCTCACCATGGGCGTCCACAGCAACAGCAG TTCCGCTCCGCGTGAGTACATGGGACACGACACAGACCACTCCATGTAG
- the hdac7a gene encoding histone deacetylase 7 isoform X2, which yields MDLRVTQRRSGGEAAMLSPLIYSPFSSPPCNQYAAQQHLQFSRQRWSEREREREQEQEQEQLQQIRHKDPSKQSAVASAVVKQKLQQKILQKQAALERTSSAPLSTPPRGYRELVPDPEMPPKCHLVSPPVPQQSEYRKERTLRRTASEPILKVKTKVRKPSPRQNPLRSKHRHTDGLADSSPSSSSTPVSDCSSSNDSLPDRVLPLPTQLPPEEISGILSSRLQPVLILEPSGLVHTQFITVPTLASVPLQYPPLMDRHVQPSTHKQLGRTRSEPLPPAHTSGHPHALLMHQRKPLERLPQHSPLSQLFLKPRLKQILSEDLDPEEEEEEEECEEQSAKREQREREREREREAIREREVVYRRVEPPSITMEESQREHISLQNSIMRQRQLSTLAMPVPVLPSGTHRPLSRAQSSPASTSYSVPDTTVPSPVTTETASKLRYTTGLVYDSQMLKHQCTCGDNSSHPEHAGRIQSIWSRLQERGLRSQCETIRGRKATLEELQSVHSEKHVLVYGTNPLNRLKLDRCKITGILSRRRFVMLPCGGFGVDSDTVWNEMHTSTASRMAVGSVTDLALKVAQGELRNGFAVVRPPGHHATHSEPMGFCFFNSVAIAAKQLQQRLNVSKILIVDWDVHHGNGTQEIFYNDPSILYISLHRYDDRTFFPGSGAPEEVGMGAGEGFNVNVAWTGGLNPPMGDAEYLAAFRTVVMPIAHEFSPDMVLVSSGFDAVEGHTAALGGYRVSAKCFGFLTRKLMELAGGRVVLALEGGHDLTAICDASEACVSTLLGNETESLSQDVLQQRPCANGVRSLQRVVQVHRQYWRSVNALAHTVDMSYLQAQRRDSASDAVSALASLTMGVHSNSSSAPREYMGHDTDHSM from the exons ATGGATCTGCGCGTGACTCAGCGTCGCTCGGGCGGCGAGGCGGCCATGCTGTCGCCCCTCATCTACAGCCCCTTCAGCAGCCCGCCCTGCAACCAGTACGCAGCTCAGCAGCACCTGCAG TTCAGCAGACAGCGCTGGAGCGAGAGGGAGCGCGAgcgggagcaggagcaggagcaggagcagctgCAGCAGATCCGCCACAAAGACCCCAGCAAGcaga GCGCGGTGGCCAGTGCGGTGGTAAAGCAGAAGCTGCAGCAGAAGATCCTCCAGAAGCAGGCGGCCCTGGAGAGGACCAGCTCAGCCCCACTTAGCACCCCACCCCGGGGGTACAG ggagCTGGTGCCAGACCCTGAGATGCCACCCAAGTGCCACCTGGTGAGCCCCCCTGTCCCCCAGCAGTCTGAGTACAGGAAGGAGAGGACTCTCAGGAGGACAG CCTCTGAACCCATCCTAAAAGTGAAGACCAAAGTGAGGAAGCCCAGCCCGAGGCAGAATCCCTTAAgaagcaaacacagacacacagacggcCTGG cTGATTCATCTCCCAGCAGCAGTAGTACTCCGGTCTCTGACTGCAGCTCGTCCAATGACAGTCTTCCTGACAGAGTGCTGCCTCTCCCCACCCAGTTGCCCCCAGAG GAGATCAGTGGCATTCTGTCCTCTCGCCTGCAGCCTGTGCTCATTCTGGAGCCCTCGGGCCTGGTGCACACACAGTTCATCACAG TACCCACTCTGGCGTCGGTGCCGCTGCAGTACCCGCCGCTGATGGACCGCCACGTGCAGCCCAGCACCCACAAGCAGCTGGGCCGGACCCGCTCAGAGCCACTGCCGCCCGCACACACCTCTGGCCACCCCCACGCTCTCCTCATGCACCAGCGCAAGCCCCTGGAGAGACTCCCGCAGCACTCCCCCCTCAGCCAG TTGTTCCTGAAGCCCCGACTGAAGCAGATCTTGTCGGAGGATCTGGacccggaggaggaggaggaggaggaagagtgcgAGGAGCAGAGTGCAAAGAGGGAGCAGCGTGAGCGCGAGAGGGAGCGCGAACGGGAGGCCATCCGCGAGAGGGAGGTGGTCTACCGGCGAGTGGAGCCGCCCAGCATCACCATGGAGGAGAGCCAGAGGGAGCACATCAGCCTGCAGAACTCCATCATG AGACAGAGGCAGCTCTCTACGCTGGCCATGCCAGTCCCCGTGCTGCCCAGTGGCACCCACCGTCCCCTGAGTCGTGCCCAGTCGTCGCCGGCCTCCACGTCCTACTCCGTGCCTGACACCACCGTGCCCTCTCCGGTCACCACGGAGACGGCCAGTAAACTGCGCTACACCACTG ggcTGGTTTATGACTCACAGATGCTGAAGCACCAGTGTACCTGCGGTGATAACAGCTCTCACCCCGAGCATGCTGGGAGGATCCAGAGTATTTGGTCTAGACTGCAGGAGCGAGGCCTCCGCAGCCAGTGTGAG actattcgAGGCAGGAAAGCAACACTGGAGGAGTTGCAGTCGGTCCACTCAGAGAAGCATGTGCTCGTGTACGGCACCAACCCTCTCAACCGCCTTAAACTGGACCGCTGCAAAATCACAG GAATATTATCACGGAGGAGGTTTGTGATGCTGCCCTGTGGAGGATTTGGG GTGGACTCGGATACGGTGTGGAACGAGATGCACACGTCGACAGCGTCACGGATGGCCGTGGGCAGTGTGACCGACCTTGCCCTCAAGGTGGCCCAGGGTGAACTCAGG AATGGATTTGCTGTGGTGAGGCCTCCTGGACACCATGCGACTCACTCGGAACCCAT GGGGTTTTGTTTTTTCAACTCTGTGGCAATTGCAGCAAAGCAGCTCCAGCAGAGACTGAATGTCAGCAAGATTCTCATTGTGGACTGG GATGTCCACCATGGCAATGGCACCCAGGAGATCTTCTACAATGACCCCAGCATCCTGTACATCTCCCTGCATCGCTACGACGATCGGACCTTCTTCCCTGGCAGCGGAGCgccagaggag GTGGGGATGGGGGCAGGCGAGGGCTTTAACGTGAACGTAGCCTGGACTGGCGGGCTCAACCCACCCATGGGTGACGCTGAATACCTGGCAGCTTTCAG GACGGTGGTGATGCCCATTGCCCACGAGTTCTCTCCTGACATGGTGCTGGTGTCGTCCGGCTTCGACGCTGTGGAGGGCCATACAGCAGCCCTGGGGGGCTACCGCGTGTCCGCTAAGT GCTTTGGCTTTCTGACCCGGAAGTTGATGGAGCTGGCCGGGGGTCGCGTGGTCCTGGCTCTGGAGGGCGGTCATGACCTCACGGCCATCTGCGACGCATCTGAGGCCTGCGTCAGCACCCTGCTCGGCAACGAG ACCGAGTCCCTCTCTCAGGACGTCCTGCAGCAGAGGCCCTGTGCTAACGGGGTGCGCTCCCTGCAGCGCGTCGTCCAGGTCCACA ggCAGTACTGGCGCTCTGTAAATGCGCTGGCCCACACGGTGGACATGTCCTACCTGCAGGCCCAGAGGCGTGACTCTGCCAGTGACGCCGTCTCTGCCCTCGCCTCTCTCACCATGGGCGTCCACAGCAACAGCAG TTCCGCTCCGCGTGAGTACATGGGACACGACACAGACCACTCCATGTAG